A genomic segment from Necator americanus strain Aroian chromosome III, whole genome shotgun sequence encodes:
- a CDS encoding hypothetical protein (NECATOR_CHRIII.G11772.T1) — protein MKKFHNFLARRIKQAQKLPVLRTDNGDLIKTYLEKANALAEFFVSNYSIKLNESCHNLSLPTTDSSAIQVPQKSFDFVIYPNEDLAVLIRLNPSFSCPYDGIPQIVYQKCANVLCLPVAHIFNASLIFSEVPNIWKEALITAIPKEGNSNALSNFRPISIVSSASKALEKIIKEKLNEWLSSRDVIPFEQHGFQSGSSTTSLLSDSVYDWMTEVNKGKSVDVILFDLSQAFDMVNHKKLLFKLENYGVGGQLLSG, from the coding sequence ATGAAAAAGTTTCATAACTTTCTCGCTAGAAGAATTAAACAAGCACAAAAACTGCCTGTGTTGAGGACTGACAATGGGGATTTGATCAAAACTTATCTCGAAAAAGCTAACGCACTCGCTGAGTTCTTTGTTTCTAACTACTCAATAAAACTGAATGAAAGTTGTCATAATCTTTCACTGCCAACTACTGATTCCTCTGCCATTCAGGTTCCTCAAAAGTCATTCGACTTTGTCATCTATCCAAATGAAGACCTTGCTGTTCTGATACGTTTAAATCCTTCGTTTTCGTGTCCCTACGATGGTATTCCCCAGATAGTTTACCAAAAATGCGCAAATGTCTTGTGTCTTCCTGttgctcatatttttaatGCGTCGCTTATCTTCAGCGAAGTTCCTAACATTTGGAAAGAGGCACTTATTACCGCAATACCTAAAGAAGGCAATTCCAACGCTCTCTCGAACTTTCGCCCCATCAGTATTGTATCCTCCGCAAGCAAAGCTTTGGAAAAgataatcaaagaaaaactaaacgaGTGGCTATCATCAAGAGACGTCATTCCTTTCGAACAACACGGCTTCCAATCTGGATCCTCCACTACTTCGTTACTGTCTGATTCGGTCTATGATTGGATGACCGAAGTAAACAAAGGAAAGTCAGTTGATGTAATATTATTCGACCTATCTCAAGCGTTTGACATGGTAAACCACAAAAagcttctcttcaaactcgAAAATTATGGAGTTGGCGGACAGTTGCTCAGTGGTTGA
- a CDS encoding hypothetical protein (NECATOR_CHRIII.G11774.T1) — translation MAGLKDEECRTKFRQRVSTHVGVWNRKKIGDADSFTKCVKDAAWEAPRFYCGAISSPSYLRKQNLCIILHAPPAALMISLKNSKAAKASEKEFASSMQQDRDNDWALRAKEFEKAWEAKIPRKICFTKTVNKKMFSSPQHCQ, via the coding sequence atggcaggtctgaaagacgaagaatgcagaacgaaattccgccaacgtgtgtctactCATGTTGGAGTATGGAACAGGAAGAAGATTGGCGATgcagattccttcacaaagtgcgtCAAGGACGCTGCATGGGAAGCACCCCGGTTCTACTGCGGCGCAATAAGTTCTCCTTCgtatctgcggaaacaaaatctatGTATAATTCTGCATGCTCCGCCTGCAGCACTGATGATTTCACTCAAAAACTCAAAAGCAGcaaaagcgtctgagaaggaatTTGCGTCGTCgatgcaacaagaccgcgataacgattGGGCGTTAAgggcgaaggagtttgaaaaggcgtgggaggccaAGATCCCGCGGAAAATCTGCTTTACTAAAACTGTAAATAagaagatgttctccagtcctcaacactgccaatag
- a CDS encoding hypothetical protein (NECATOR_CHRIII.G11775.T1), with the protein MVLPDKHGILSKTQRSGWPRRSLSVYLIYLMIWQSSTGLSTKAGLRNDVRVVEIPPANLKAKLVRNRVYDRLAQLPAAWFARMAERVIA; encoded by the coding sequence atggtgctacccgacaagcacggtatcctctcgaagacccaacgtagtggatggcccagaagatccctttctgtttaccttatatatctgatgatatggcagagcagtacggggctgtctacaaaagcgggtctaaggaatgacgtgagggttgtggaaatacctccagcaaacctcaaggcgaagctggtacgtaaccgtgtgtatgatcgacttgcacaactcccagctgcgtggtttgcccgtatggcagagagggtgattgcatga
- a CDS encoding hypothetical protein (NECATOR_CHRIII.G11773.T1) produces MARASDSNDPYPRKKESRESSNYPQKKSGDKRSITSLEFCQAKMDESELDDLKNSSKRLLYECNEETTENGSIFNDALMPLAD; encoded by the exons ATGGCGAGAG CGTCAGATAGCAACGATCCTTATCCTAGAAAGAAGGAATCTCGTGAAAGTTCGAACTATCCTCAAAAAAAGTCAGGCGACAAGCGATCCATTACG TCACTTGAGTTTTGCCAGGCAAAGATGGACGAATCTGAGTTAGACGATTTGAAGAATAGTTCTAAAAGGCTACTCTATGAGTGTAATGAAGAAACTAcagaaaatggttctatcTTCAATGATGCGTTAATGCCGCTTGCGGATTAG
- a CDS encoding hypothetical protein (NECATOR_CHRIII.G11771.T1), which produces MVLALKTKITQEVQQEVADGVEAEKKGHSIVITGLAELGASKSLMERKRDLEEKVANVLDALEVDCRPEVAYRLGKFNVTYRTPDSAKTDDDTLFDSIFELCLSSLRIIIVGDFNVDMKKHSNCTIERFKTLLESCDLAQNIHAPTRLRSILLVLSSGSSIGDIEILPPFANSDHNVVSFMFDFNTEQPLYLSLPDFSRVNYSELRKFLARVDWLEVFDNYQSVAEMYRRFCPVMYDSLAKCFPDPSYSGTLPSY; this is translated from the exons ATGGTTCTTgccttgaaaacaaaaatcacacaaGAAGTTCAACAAGAAGTGGCTGATGGAGTTGAAGCTGAAAAGAAGGGCCACAGTATTGTGATCACTGGTTTAGCGGAATTGGGTGCCAGTAAATCTTTgatggaaagaaagagagaccTCGAAGAAAAAGTGGCCAATGTCCTCGACGCGCTTGAAGTTGACTGCCGGCCCGAAGTAGCTTATAGGTTGGGAAAGTTCAACG TTACGTATCGAACTCCAGATTCTGCTAAGACTGATGATGATACATTGTTTGATTCTATTTTTGAACTCTGCCTTTCGTCTCTTAGAATCATAATTGTGGGAGACTTCAATGTTGACATGAAGAAACATAGTAATTGCACTATTGAACGCTTCAAAACTTTATTGGAAAGTTGTGATCTAGCCCAGAACATTCATGCTCCCACTCGTTTACGTTCCATTCTCCTAGttctttcttctggatctaGTATCGGTGATATCGAAATTCTGCCTCCCTTTGCCAATTCCGATCATAATGTTGTTTCTTTCATGTTCGACTTTAATACCGAGCAACCCCTCTATCTGTCCTTGCCAGATTTCAGTCGGGTAAACTATTCCGAGTTACGTAAATTTCTCGCTCGTGTTGACTGGCTGGAAGTTTTCGACAACTATCAGTCAGTTGCAGAAATGTATCGTCGTTTTTGCCCTGTGATGTACGATAGTTTAGCCAA ATGCTTTCCCGATCCAAGTTACTCTGGCACACTTCCTTCCTATTAA